The Oryzias melastigma strain HK-1 linkage group LG3, ASM292280v2, whole genome shotgun sequence genome contains a region encoding:
- the LOC112140076 gene encoding USP6 N-terminal-like protein, producing the protein MKKDLETLIAEERAEILLKYSTGRQGGVEINPWEDADFSLYKAIDRFGFMHAKELPAPAAHEEKVKQLEVERAEKWLKMVRKWDKYKNSKKMVTRVYKGIPLQLRGRAWALMLDVERTKSENQGKYERMKEQARLYSQEIKQIDLDINRTFRNHIMFMDRFGVKQQSLFHVLSAYSVYNTEVSYCQGMSQIAALLLMFLNEEDAFWALSQLLTDHKHAMHGFFVPGFPKLQRFQAHHDQILSKLLPKLKKHLDREHMSAGIYSTKWFLQCFIDRTPFPLTLRLWDIFILEGERLLTAMSYTILKTHKQHLLKMSLEELRDFLQERISRTLLLSDDVMVEQLQASMTELRKMKLDLPPPGKLEELPQKPLGQEPPLLRSPVQSSRGRPSSASAPPRVGLSLHIISHSTDSISSDQSPSKDPKDLDAVEEPLPSPDPVIIHSQVPLTPDGSPMTGPPPYWPPGSPEAPPSGHPASLPEDPDRTGSCTVPRSASAPPAQLVSGSLDSAPPECPGAAEQQVLVSEVLQNRTADHL; encoded by the exons ATGAAGAAAGACCTCGAGACGCTCATCGCAGAGGAACGGGCTGAAATCCTCTTGAAGTATTCAACG GGCCGACAGGGCGGCGTGGAGATCAACCCCTGGGAGGATGCTGACTTCAGCCTGTATAAAGCCATTGACCGCTTCGGCTTCATGCA TGCCAAAGAGCTGCCGGCTCCAGCAGCACATGAGGAGAAG GTGAAGCAGCTGGAGGTGGAGAGAGCTGAGAAGTGGCTGAAGATGGTGAGGAAATGGGACAAATACAAGAACAGTAAAAAG ATGGTGACCCGGGTTTACAAAGGCATCCCCCTGCAGCTCCGCGGCCGTGCCTGGGCTCTGATGCTGGATGTGGAGCGGACAAAGAGCGAAAACCAAGGCAAATATGAG AGAATGAAGGAACAGGCTCGGCTCTACTCACAGGAAATCAAGCAGATTGACTTGGACATCAACAGAACCTTTCGGAACCACATCATGTTCATGGATCGGTTTGGAGTCAA gCAGCAGTCTCTGTTCCACGTCCTCTCTGCATATTCAGTCTACAACACG GAGGTGAGTTACTGCCAGGGCATGAGTCAGATCGCCGCCCTGCTGCTCATGTTCCTGAACGAGGAGGATGCCTTCTGGGCCCTGTCGCAGCTGCTGACCGACCACAAACACGCCATGCACG gtttttttgttcCCGGTTTTCCCAAACTCCAGCGATTCCAGGCGCATCATGACCAGATCCTTTCCAAACTCCTGCCCAAGCTGAAGAAGCATCTG GACAGAGAGCACATGTCAGCCGGGATTTACAGCACCAAGTGGTTCCTGCAGTGCTTCATTGACAGG ACGCCGTTCCCGCTGACGCTGCGCTTGTGGGACATCTTCATCCTGGAGGGGGAACGGCTTCTCACTGCCATGTCCTACACCATTCTGAAGACACATAAGC agCATCTCCTGAAAATGTCCCTGGAGGAGCTGAGGGACTTCCTTCAGGAGCGGATCTCTCGCACTTTGCTCCTCAGTGATGATGTTATGGTAGAACAGCTGCAGGCCTCCATGACGGAGCTGAGAAAGATGAAGCTGGACCTCCCTCCCCCAG GCAAGCTGGAGGAACTACCTCAAAAACCGCTGGGTCAGGAGCCCCCCCTGCTGCGGAGTCCAGTCCAATCCTCCAGGGGGAGGCCGTCCTCAGCCAGTGCCCCCCCCAGAGTTGGCCTGAGCCTTCACATCATCTCCCACTCCACAGACTCTATTTCCTCGGACCAGAGTCCTTCCAAGGACCCCAAAGACCTGGACGCCGTGGAGGAGCCGCTGCCCTCCCCAGATCCAGTCATCATCCACAGCCAGGTCCCACTAACTCCTGACGGGTCCCCAATGACGGGCCCCCCGCCTTACTGGCCCCCAGGGAGTCCAGAAGCACCCCCATCAGGTCATCCAGCATCACTGCCGGAGGATCCAGACAGAACTGGGTCCTGCACAGTCCCACGCTCTGCTTCTGCCCCGCCAGCTCAGCTGGTGTCAGGGAGTTTGGACTCGGCTCCACCGGAGTGCCCGggggcagcagagcagcaggttcTGGTCTCAGAAGTTCTGCAGAACAGGACTGCAGATCACCTTTGA